CCGATAGCCCTGGCGGCGCAGATACGGAGTCATCTTGCGGCGCCCATACATTTCTTCGGGCGTGCCGGAGGTGGCTCGCAAGGCATCGGTCAGATATGCGTCGGTCACCGTCCGCGGCGAGGGCGGGGCGGTTTTCCAGTTCCTATAGGTGCGTCCGGCGACCTGCACGCCCTGCTCGGTGAGCACGCGACAGATCGGATCGACCCGGTAACCCTGTGCACGCATCTGATCTATGAATTGGCAGATCACCGGCGGCGCGGGTCGATCTCCCGCGCGAAGAAAATCGAGGCCGCTTTCAGAATCTCGTTGGCCTCCTCCAGATCTCGCACTTCTCGTTCGAGTTCCCTGATCCGCACCTGCTCCGCGCTCGTCACACCGGGAGCCTTACCGGTGTCGATCTGGGCCTGCTTCACCCAGACACGCAACGACTCCGGGTGGACTCCGAGTTTCGGCGCGAGCGCTTGGCAGGCGGCATACGACGACGGATAGCCGTCGAGTCGGTCCAGCACCATCTTCACCGCACGCTCACGCTGCTCGATCGGATAACGCTTGGGCATGGCCCACATCCTTCACAAAGAAGGAAGCGGCCGAAAAGTCGGGGCGGTTCAGTTATGGGTTCGGGGTTTTCCTGTGTTCACCCTTGATCACGGGCCGTCCCATGTGACTGCCCTACCGGCGATTATGTCGGAATGTACTGCATGCTTGGTCACGCAGAATCACCCCGAAAGTTTGGGGTAATTTTGGGATGGGTCAAGTCCGCGTCACTCCTGTGACGCAATCCAAACGGTTTCCGTTCCGCGCGGAATGGCCGCTGTCCCGGATCTGGTGCAGCGCAGCTATATCGCCTATCCCGCCGGATTCGGGGGCGCGGTGGGCACCGGCGGCGGCCCCGACCCCTACGCGGACTCGGTCCGCGAGGGCGTCGCCGCGCTCGAGGCCACCGCCGAGCGGATCGCCGCCGCGTGCCCGGACACCGCGCTGGCCGGGATCGGGTATTCCCAAGGCGCGCAGGTGGTGTCGGAATTCGCGCGAGCTGTCGGCGCGGGCGAGGGACCGGTCGGACCCGAGAAGATCGCGGGTATCGCTCTCTATTCCGATCCTGATCGCGCCCCCGGATCGCCTGTGATCCCCGGTCGCCCCGGCCAACTCACCCCCGACCCAGCCCCCGGCACAGCGGGGGCGGCAGTGTCGGGGGTGGCGATCACCACCACACCCGCGTCCGGCAGCGGGATCGCCGCCGACGGTGTCAGCTACGGCGCGTTGACCGGCCGGGTCGCCGATATCTGTGTCGAGGGCGACTTGAGTTGCGCGGCACCCGATCACGCCGCGCTGTTGCGGGTGGCCGCGCAGGTCGCCGCCCAGGCGGACCTGCGTGATCCCCTAGCAGCGCTCGGCTCGATCCAGGCCCTGCTGTCGGGCGTGCTCGGTGACGCCTGGACTACCGTGGTGAACCGCGACTTCCGCACCGGCCCCGGCGTCGTCGACTACGTGCCCGAGGCCAGTCTCGCCGAGCGGCTCACCACTGCCGCCGACCCCCGCACCCCACCACCGTCCCCGGAGGAGACGGCCGCCGCGACGGCCCGGTGGGGGCAGATCGCCGGGGTCGTGGCCCGGGACCCGGTCGGGCAGTTGCCGAGACTGGCCGCACAGCTCTCGGGCGCGTGGGGGCAGTTGGTCGCCGACAACGCCGATCTGATGAATCCGGCTGTGTGGCTTCGATACTCCGACCCGGTCGGCCGCCACACCGGATACGCCGCCGCCGGGCAGCTCGCCAGCGGGATCGCGTGGATGACCGCGCTGGCCCACGACCTCGCCGGGAGGCACCCATGAACAGCGAGTTCTACAACGCGCCGACCCTCGACGGCAGCCGCCCCGGAGACCTGGTGCGCACCCGGCCGGTGTTCGTGCCGCAACTGACCCGGGCGGCGGGAGCGTGGCAGATCATCTACATCTCCACCAATTCCCGCACCGAACTCATCCCCGCCTCGGGGATCGTGCTGATCCCCGAGGCGATCGCCGAGCCCGGTGCCACCGCGATCCTGGTGTACTGCCCAGAGTTTCGCGGACTCGGCGGGGTGTGCGCGCCGTCGCAGCTGCTGGCGATCGGCACCGAACCCGACACCGCCGGGATCGAAGCGGCACTGGGGCGGGGGTGGGTGGTGGCGGTGCCCGACGGTGAAGGACTCGGCGTCACCGGCGCCGAACCGCACACCTTCCTTGCTGCGCGCGCCGGTGGGCGGGTCGTGCTCGACCTCGCGCGCGCGGTCTATCGAGGCGCGAATCTCGATGTCCCGGTCGCGCCGGTGCTGGCCTGGGGATACGCCGACGGCGGGCGAGCGGTCGCCGCCGCCGGTGAACTGCATCCCTGGTACGCGCCCGAGCTGGATCTGCGCGGCATCGCCGCCGGAGCCGTCGCCTCCGACCTCGCAGCGCTGGCGCCCGCGTTCAGCCAGGGCGAGGGCGCGGCAGTGGGGCTGGCCGGACTGATCGGACTCTCACGAGCCTACGAGCACATCCCGCTGCGCCACGTCCTGAACGAGGACGGAGTGGCGGCTGTGGCCGAAGCCGAACACCTCACCGGAACCGAACTGCTGCAACGGTTTCCGCAACCCTTGGCGCACTGGTGCCGACGGCCCGACCCCTGGAACGATCCGTGGTGGCGGCGTGTGCTGGCGTTGGAAACCCTCGCCCACACAAAGCCTGTGATGCCGCTGCACTTGTATCACGGCAGTCTCGACGCGATCGTTCCGGTGCACGCCGGGCGCCGCACACTCATCGCCTACCGGCAACGCGGAACCGAGGTCAGCTGGCGCGAATACGAGACCGGCCACCGCGACACCGCGAGTGCGGCCACCAGCGATGTCCTCGCCAGGCTGGGCGAGGACATCCACTCGCCGGCCGCGCAACACCGGGCGCGTGCCGCCGGACTCCGAGCACGCGGCCCACTCCTAGACCCCTCCGGGGAACCCTGCCCGCACCCCGAACCCCTCCACGCGGTGCGGGCAGGCCCGGCGAATCACACAGTCCGAGAAACGCTCTCGATGAGGCGAGGTGAATGATGTTCGGCAAGAAGCCGAAGCCCAGTGAGGCCGACCCGTGGGCCTGGCTCGAGCAGCCGCGAATGGCACCGGCCCTGCACCTCGTGTCCGACCCCGACCCCGACCCCGATCTCGATCTCGACCTTGAACCCGAGACCGGGTCCGGGTCGAGTCCTGAACCACCGCCACGGGAGGGCCGATGGCTGGTGGCGCTGCCACAGACTCCTGACGCGGCCGACACGGCCGTGGCACCGGCGCGGTGGGACGGTGCCGGGCATCGGGTGCCGGGGCGGGTGTGGGCCGCGCTGGCGGCCACCGCTGCCGTGATGATCGGTGTGGTAGCCGTGTGGGGCAACGACTCCCGTGACCCCGCTGATCCGGTGCATGCCACGGCGGCGGTGGAGGGGGCGTGCACCGGGTTGTCGGGCACCGTGGTCTCCGACCGCCCCGGAGACACCACCGCCACCGTCGCCGGGGTGATCGCCTCCTTCGAGGCGGCCTACTACATCCAGCGCAGCGTCGAGGCGGCGATGGGGCTGCTGGCACCGGAGTCCGGGATCGCCGCCGAGGGGCTCGCCGCCGGGATCACTTCAATTCCGGCGGGCAGCACCCATTGTGTGGCGGTCACCCTGATCTCGGAGACCACCGCGAACGTGCACGTGGTCGAGCTGCACCCCGACCGGCAACGCATCGACTACCTCCAACTCATCAACACCCGCCCCGGCGAGGGCGGTGGCCTGCTGATCAGCAACGTCCAGGACCAGGGATGACCACGACCACAGCACAGACCCTCATCTATCGAACCCGCCCGCCCGGTCCTGTCGCGGCGGGCACCAGCGTGCCCTCGTGAAGGCCACACCGACAGTCCCGGGCCCGCAGGCGCCGCTGTTGATCACGGTCGCGGGCCTGGGACCGCGCGCCGGGACAACCACCACGACGGTGGCTCTCGCGCAAGCCTGGCCCGGCCCCGATCCCTCGCTAGTGGTGGAGGCCGACCCCGCAGGTGGGCAACTGGCCGAATTGGTGGGCGCTGACCCGTATTTGGGACTGGCGAGCCTGGCCCGCGTCACGGACCCGGACTCACCGATCCAGGCGCAGCGGGTGGTCGAACACGTGCAATTCCTGCCCGGTGGTCGGTCGGGCGCCGAAACGGCTTTACGCGTCGAACCGCCTTCGAAGTAATATTCGGCATAGTTCGTGGCAGCTTCGCTCATCAATGCTCGCCTCATTCTTTCTCTCGATCGAAGTGCGACGAAAGATACCAAGCGGCAACGACATTCGTCGGATCGTCACGAACCACCACCGGTGGCGCCGCTCGCGCACAGTGAGTTCAGCGGCTGTCCGCCAGGGTGAAGCCGAGCCATCAAGCGACGGCGTCCGCAAACCGGTCTCCGGAGTTCGTCGCCACATGATCCGCAAGATCGAGAAGTGGGACCAGGAGTTCGTCGAATGCACCGTCTCCGGGCGAGGCTGTCAATAAAGGCAACACCGCCCTGGCCGGACGCATCGCTGTGAAGGCCCGGCGTATCGCAACGATCATCGGGGAACTCACGGCGAAGGTCGCGGAAATCGTCACCGGCGCCGTTCGGCCTCTCGTCGAGCAGCTGAAACCTCTGCTCGAGAAGATCCGGCGCTGGGCGGACGCGGCGCGAACCAAGTTCCTTGGTCGCAGCGGACCCGCTGCCTTATATTCACGCTCCGGCGCCCTGTCGAACCGGGAAGTCCTCGAAGGCAATGTCGGACTACGCAGAACCATGGAAACGGTCGTGGACGCGAAGTCGGTGTTTGGCCGCAGACCGCGAGTGGGGGTGCGTCAGGGTCGATCCTAGGGCCGCTGTCGGCGCAAACTTTCAGTGCTGTCGGCATTGACAAGTGCTGGGGGCTGCGCTGGCCACGACTTCTCTATTGGGTCGATTCGCGAACTCCAAGCCGTTGATCGCAGGGGTCTCTCGCAGGTCATCGGCAGCTTTCAGTGTGCCGACAGTGTGCCAAGACATGCAGATCTCGGCCGTGCGAGGCAGCATGAGCCGGACTGATCAGGCCTGTGAATTGGACGGGGGGGACGGGATGACACCCGTTGGACAGCCTCGGCGACACTGACAGTGTGGTGCCGCGTCTGCGAAGCTCCGTTGGCGCTGCCCGATCTGGTCGCGGCGCTGCGCAATGTCCAAGCCCAGTGGGCAGAGTGGACGCGCGTCACCGCCGCCGGGCACGAGCGCCGACAGCGCAAGGACATGACGAGCCGAACCCGCCTGCTGCGGACCTACACCACCGAGTTGATTCCCGGACCACTCCAGACGCGGGACTACGCCCGCGAAGTGCTGTGGACTTGTATCGGGTTCGTCGGCACACGCAACGATCTCGACGCGGCGGTATTCGCGCGGATCGTCCGGCAGCGTGTCCCGCACGAGGGCACCTTGCATATATACGCGCTGGTCCACGAAGCAGCCTTGTGGACGACGCTCGGAAACGATGCCGTGATGGCCGCACAGCTGAGGCATCTAAAGATCTTTCGGTAATAGAGTGAGTTGCTGTCAAAGGAGAAGCCCGGTGTGGTCGAGGAAGTTGAAACACAGATCGTAGTTCGTGCCGACGCGTTCGAGCCCGGTTTCGGTAGCGGCGCGGGCTTCATCGATCGTGTCGGGACACAGATTGGCCAGTTCGGTGGATTTGATGTTGCCCCAGACCATTTCGATGGGGTTGAGTTCGTAGCCGTAGGGCGGGAGTTGCTCGACGCGCAGCCACATGCGTTGGGTCGCGATCCAGGCTTTCATGGCCTTGGAGCGGTGCGAGGGCAGCCCGTCCCAGATCAGGGTGACCGCGTCACCGGCGAAGTGCCTACCCAATGCGGTGAGGAATTCGATCAGCGACTCGGTGTTGTAAGCACCCTCTTTGATCTGGAACACGAACGCCGCGCCACTGCGGTCGGACCGATAGGCCAGGACCCCGGCCATCGACAGTCGTTTCCACGAAAACCGGTGCCGCAGCGTCGGTGTGACACCTTTGGGCGCCCAGGTCGCTCTCACTGCGGGCAGCAGGGAGAATCCGCTCTCGTCTTGGAAGCAGATCCACGCACCTCGGCGCCGAGCGCTTTTTTTATGCGCGGCCACTCGGTCTTGCGCCACACCGCGATCGCCTCGTCGTTGCGCTCGACCGCGCGGCGCGCCGGACGCTGCCGACTCCATCCCATCCGCTCACGCAGGATCGTCCAGGTCTGCGTCTGTGAATACCGCACCCCGGTAACGCGCTCGATCACCTCGGCTACCCGCGCCAAGGTCCACATGTCGGTTGGAAACCCATTCACCTTGGGGCCCTTCATCAATGCGGCTTCGACCTCGCGAACGTGCTCATCGCTCAACCGTGGCCGACGACCCGCCCGGCCCACACTCGCCAAAGCGTCTCGTCCACCTTCGACCCACGCCTTGTGCCAGCGCGACGCCGTCTGCGCCGACACCTCGAGCTCCACCACCACATCGACCTGCCGCCTACCGGCCTCGAACATCTCCACCGCCCGCATACGACGCTCCCGCAACGCGTCGAAATCACGACGCATCCGGGCGCGCTTACTCTTTCGGCCACTCTCCCGCCCACCCGATGGTGGCACCCGCTCTGACACCCTGCGATTGTCCTACGCCACAGCACAATCCGATCGGTACGACTCACTGAATTACCGAAAGATCTTTAATCCGTGCGGCCGGCCCGTGGAGGTACGACACAGCCACTCCGGCGATGTAGATAGGGTCGAGCGTCGTTGCGCCGGGGGTGGCCTGCTGTGGTGAGGTCGACTGTAGTCAGGAGAGACGAAATCCAGCGGTTGCCCCGGCTACGACGACAGCGTCTCGGCGATCAACTCGTAGTGGGCTACTCGACGCGAGTGAATACCCCTACGAGTGGTCCGGCATCCGGTAAGGGTTGTTCGAGCCGGGCCTAAGACCGTGTCTTACGTG
The DNA window shown above is from Nocardia sp. NBC_01730 and carries:
- a CDS encoding lipase family protein, which encodes MNSEFYNAPTLDGSRPGDLVRTRPVFVPQLTRAAGAWQIIYISTNSRTELIPASGIVLIPEAIAEPGATAILVYCPEFRGLGGVCAPSQLLAIGTEPDTAGIEAALGRGWVVAVPDGEGLGVTGAEPHTFLAARAGGRVVLDLARAVYRGANLDVPVAPVLAWGYADGGRAVAAAGELHPWYAPELDLRGIAAGAVASDLAALAPAFSQGEGAAVGLAGLIGLSRAYEHIPLRHVLNEDGVAAVAEAEHLTGTELLQRFPQPLAHWCRRPDPWNDPWWRRVLALETLAHTKPVMPLHLYHGSLDAIVPVHAGRRTLIAYRQRGTEVSWREYETGHRDTASAATSDVLARLGEDIHSPAAQHRARAAGLRARGPLLDPSGEPCPHPEPLHAVRAGPANHTVRETLSMRRGE
- a CDS encoding Scr1 family TA system antitoxin-like transcriptional regulator, which translates into the protein MALPDLVAALRNVQAQWAEWTRVTAAGHERRQRKDMTSRTRLLRTYTTELIPGPLQTRDYAREVLWTCIGFVGTRNDLDAAVFARIVRQRVPHEGTLHIYALVHEAALWTTLGNDAVMAAQLRHLKIFR
- a CDS encoding winged helix-turn-helix domain-containing protein; this translates as MRRDFDALRERRMRAVEMFEAGRRQVDVVVELEVSAQTASRWHKAWVEGGRDALASVGRAGRRPRLSDEHVREVEAALMKGPKVNGFPTDMWTLARVAEVIERVTGVRYSQTQTWTILRERMGWSRQRPARRAVERNDEAIAVWRKTEWPRIKKALGAEVRGSASKTRADSPCCPQ
- a CDS encoding transposase, with translation MPKRYPIEQRERAVKMVLDRLDGYPSSYAACQALAPKLGVHPESLRVWVKQAQIDTGKAPGVTSAEQVRIRELEREVRDLEEANEILKAASIFFAREIDPRRR
- a CDS encoding cutinase family protein → MAAVPDLVQRSYIAYPAGFGGAVGTGGGPDPYADSVREGVAALEATAERIAAACPDTALAGIGYSQGAQVVSEFARAVGAGEGPVGPEKIAGIALYSDPDRAPGSPVIPGRPGQLTPDPAPGTAGAAVSGVAITTTPASGSGIAADGVSYGALTGRVADICVEGDLSCAAPDHAALLRVAAQVAAQADLRDPLAALGSIQALLSGVLGDAWTTVVNRDFRTGPGVVDYVPEASLAERLTTAADPRTPPPSPEETAAATARWGQIAGVVARDPVGQLPRLAAQLSGAWGQLVADNADLMNPAVWLRYSDPVGRHTGYAAAGQLASGIAWMTALAHDLAGRHP
- a CDS encoding IS3 family transposase translates to MRAQGYRVDPICRVLTEQGVQVAGRTYRNWKTAPPSPRTVTDAYLTDALRATSGTPEEMYGRRKMTPYLRRQGYRVGIGTVDRLMRDEGLSGVVRGGKHRTTIAGKGPGHRRAPDLVDRDFTAVEPNRKWVTDFTYVPTWTGFVYV
- a CDS encoding IS630 family transposase, which gives rise to MAQDRVAAHKKSARRRGAWICFQDESGFSLLPAVRATWAPKGVTPTLRHRFSWKRLSMAGVLAYRSDRSGAAFVFQIKEGAYNTESLIEFLTALGRHFAGDAVTLIWDGLPSHRSKAMKAWIATQRMWLRVEQLPPYGYELNPIEMVWGNIKSTELANLCPDTIDEARAATETGLERVGTNYDLCFNFLDHTGLLL